In Plasmodium reichenowi strain SY57 chromosome 5, whole genome shotgun sequence, the following proteins share a genomic window:
- a CDS encoding CPW-WPC family protein, producing MDKFFFFFFFFFFCFYFEISFCENDKKEELFSDNELGNIGGSAGDIISSSSRAPSSKGSDNVPPNVDIAGDLLKVMKHIPPPVVELNEDEFIDPEIVCERDYDKPCPNDYNYLGSVHTDDDEICAPSSTYEGPCSGEELNIKNMSEKRKEKWSIKCETFWPCKRCVRNYTSFCPEKWYQVNGTLRSCKPLDDYTGPCIFEMNFSGYNKRMLEDWSLKCKAWWKCDHIMLSYECPDMDVPITEAATRWRLKKNYH from the exons atggataaattttttttctttttttttttctttttcttttgcTTCTATTTTGAGATAAGCTTTTGTGAAAATGATAAa AAAGAGGAACTTTTTTCTGACAATGAATTAGGAAATATTGGTGGAAGTGCAG GTGATATTATTTCAAGTTCATCACGAGCTCCATCGTCAAAAGGTTCTGATAACGTTCCTCCTAATGTGGATATAGCAGGGGAT TTATTAAAAGTAATGAAGCATATTCCCCCACCAGTTGTAGAAT tAAATGAGGATGAGTTCATTGATCCTGAAATTGTTTGTGAACGAGACTATGACAAACCTTGTCCTAAT gattataattatcttGGTTCTGTTCATActgatgatgatgaaataTGTGCTCCATCATCAACATATGAGG gACCATGTAGTGGTGAAGagttaaatataaaaaatatgtctgaaaaaagaaaagaaaaatggTCTATTAAATGTGAAACATTTTGGCCATGCAAAAGATGTGTGAGAAATTATACATCCTTTTGTCCAg aaaaatggTACCAAGTTAATGGTACCTTAAGGTCATGCAAGCCGCTAGATGATTATACAGGTCCCTGTATATTTGAGATGAATTTCTCTGGTTATAATAAAAGGATGCTAGAAGATTGGAGTTTGAAATGTAAAGCCTGGTg GAAATGTGATCATATTATGTTATCTTATGAATGTCCTGACATGGATGTACCAATTACAGAGGCTGCTACAAG GTGGAGGttgaagaaaaattatcactga
- a CDS encoding formin 1, putative, whose protein sequence is MELNQTIKLATVNDIENDKNIDTLSLLTKMDLKSSNCKHVNCMKMKNINFEDSLRMNDEQIKVKEAVFILQNMENFNYSIGYSEIQNIRNDLRLFAVNSYHDKKYSDCLIQAIHSYMIAKKYYSKYFGYYLTGDMSTELILICKCFLLVQKIEEGKTYLQELKFLIDNTLLYTHRKGILDNKGLKKEVQLDNTKKNEDKNKNNDNNNNNNNNTNSSGNNNYEEPVIMCGIQVLANILYIFADMLSLYKNNDEAENYFLKYLHINEKCYNDDSLNYSDALNDVCSFYIKIREYQKALTLCEKILNIRKLYFGDYNADKPSEIIADCYCNLGLLYRLTGNVVESLHKYIIAVDMRMRIHKTRHVIQIQDILFSFAIIMHQLNNFKMALQLYKEVYSFYKSYYGPNDMNTIMTLKLIEELQKDVMNKSGKSIKEQDSSYPIMPNYVKDKIDDTFINNKNEKYHHTNKTHNNNDNNNMWCNTFNEKIKNISNNFNDVNPNLIEQIMNEKVTINTKNPYQNINDKKTFLTLQGKVAYNDLTYSSIDAYKHMQSNKQFQIIKNSFLNTSSINRIKSLYADSWRNTLIPSTYILPFVETKLVDKNLMKLSECKDFQNAILFKRKILPIVNIPLMERGYVQLQNDQPIMICNEDAKILLNEWNIKEPFVDSQGKVINKYESLDKEFDMFIPILDQNDDLMLGFYNTPLLVPNPAIHHCILLNDPSYFDRYNRINNIFPIDSLKFKDNLTDHNKSDISNSESYNSLNHSLLENTDSDSEHSTTKKNAPLINNSRENISSLQNFKKDTKTPKFSKKFNLKLNDPKKGLKLSFSQSSSKQSSEIIKTKRSVISSTPNTSSKTSDISTQNITKTINQNDTPNIIQNQPSNGTLKSSSPDVSPNSSGTNITSKDNSLSKKITIIKGKELTKNKSTNIAKDQDITLKIQNKMDNKINNKINNKINNKINNKINNKIDNKTDSKIDNKTDSKIDNQTDNKTDNQTNNQTNNQTNNLTNNQTNKQTNNQTNKQTNNLTNNLTNKQTNNQTNKQTNKQTNNQIELSKVTEETNLTLSDIMNGKKANKPIKNKIPKKKIHIFKLNDNNTSSRGTSKFSREKYALKKFSKLNSSFKTSNDKLKLTTNENKSNEADTLEKTNRNLKFKEEPIVKSAMHPNIKMDLRNNMKKLEQYSFVNFKREIYDDDIPSNNYTNSTIFSHDDEKETVSSFKEYNKGTQRKQKKSILSNRSSTVSSLSHVQNYDIIKKKIKINNKNINKNINKNINTLTNTNTSAHLNGTISDHITYSSSYLSKDDHKDHDTSELKYYKEKQNNIIGIIEESIDNNNYDYHYDDEEDDDDDINDDIVDIYKLFDSHSESSYSSVNNYTYRNEKEDNNTSLSSQYTIDHVMNKKESKTYKNKYKIFSEIDNVEDDTLYQPSYMETNDTYIQSHLKDTINNIKNVNKEDISFKFTYDENEFLNNDNVLSDNIFASNMINQPMLQNKKEENIIDTNINHDNLSDPSDFNQSMSLKKGKYKQVNGNLYNNSSKHKLYDLHYDQNNIMLLNNNKIITNEKKNIINNNNNNIVEEMKLSENEEFFHEMMNVYDSEKYMDIVLCDNNDFTMEKATNQTSIMYDNKNEKDSHFKNNDNNITHNNNNNNNNNTIFEKYEQPEILSENIFLSSNSIEELDSNLLINKYKKNNSNNIYSIKVINEKTDHQSNVEYEDEANNSCISSNINCNTKERNIYHSNDDNNNINVLCANHNKKNIENINKVLHINSEKYNTLNHSINTFNFSNPNDSNNHFNEANFDNPQYIDGITNNKNYSHISNNKKEKKKKYNLSSSYKNTHISKLFTFLSKKRKKKNNNNTKRNATSLNNVYDEFLNNDLSTKERKIYNNNNNNNNNNINHINNSDNICQLTKPLNDLLFDTKTFDGSNHFDHTIFDKHDNINIKKNKKTHLFITQSSHGMEKPKLLNMKGKTFTLKKLIGIKKNVGPKKQPPMQNKQLTKNSNMNQTEEPNDNSPKHDTPNENSTKDNTPNENQNHEEIITNNQEENKQIELSNDNQNQNQNKSISLINNVQNNSEDLTKKNISEKMQLKGIPKKSMNVVKHNTLDKMNEYSKNNNLLKRNNSALNKDVSYAKNINDKLSFNLLKDVKFCKIGYEKDDSMGTLPVVHLLNENKKVIAIVPWQIDLTSFALAKSSIDEEQIRKIGLMYREIDLPLEDRQKQIQVEKNLLLGEGLKELGLGRGGTPGVSGGIGGAVDSGSINLISGIDLNALKESYKIEKKIEVKEEKKESVPKKDTPKSKGPPKGKGGKKGPPAFMKGPPKNVKGALAVGKTKFSKLTKAKDEGKTKRFFWEALFENDIQGTLFEDKKEFISKIAIEKENVEKSFAKAVSKKDDEKETKIKKPKVIQLLPDSKREYNMSIALSKFNNYTFKEIRDAIMELNPKILNIDNTEVLLQYVPTPEEFEIVKEYIHSNGDLNLVDKPEQYVAAIIGVPLLKQRLESHYYALSFKENYENTLNPLENILEACEAIKDSNKLFTILFTILNVGNTLNYGDAQRGNAFGFKLSTLSKLNDIRSSTKPVKTLLQYICEVIFEKSKETLSIIDELRCIEKSIKTDKQTIDAFLQKLKLGCNKIKTVLEQAKKTPTDPLCEALTEFYYSVEPKIVELENFYNQTFAVFKDIALYLGYKEKDINTIQVQDFFKELWTFIQAVEFNRKTINEALLKQLKIQEKELANEKQGTVLKKKQNFTITKKQDNEQKAKIEKKTFKIF, encoded by the coding sequence ATGGAATTAAACCAAACTATAAAACTAGCCACCGTTAATGATATTGAAAATGacaaaaatattgataCATTAAGTTTATTAACAAAAATGGATTTGAAATCATCAAATTGTAAACATGTGAATTGcatgaaaatgaaaaatatcAATTTTGAAGATTCATTAAGGATGAATGATGAACAAATTAAAGTAAAGGAAGCTGTTTTCATTTTACAAAACATggaaaattttaattattctATAGGATATAGtgaaatacaaaatataagaaatgaTTTAAGATTATTTGCTGTAAACAGTTATCATGATAAGAAATATTCGGATTGTTTAATTCAAGCAATTCATTCTTATATGATAgctaaaaaatattattcaaaatatttCGGTTATTACTTAACTGGTGATATGAGCACAGAACTAATTTTAATATGCAAATGTTTTTTGTTAGTACAAAAAATTGAAGAAGGTAAAACATACCTTCaagaattaaaatttttaatagaTAACACTTTGCTATATACTCACAGAAAAGGTATACTTGATAACAAAGGATTAAAAAAGGAAGTACAATTAGATAACaccaaaaaaaatgaagacaaaaataaaaataatgataataataataataataataataatacaaatagctctggtaataataattatgaagaACCTGTTATAATGTGTGGTATTCAAGTATTAGCAAATATACTTTACATATTTGCAGATATGCTAAGcctatataaaaataatgatgaagCAGAAAACTATTTCTTGAAATACTTACAcattaatgaaaaatgttataatgatgatagTCTAAATTATAGTGATGCATTAAATGATGTATGCTCCttttacataaaaataagagaATATCAAAAAGCATTAACTCTTTGTGAAAAAATTTTGAATATCAGGAAATTGTATTTTGGGGATTACAATGCAGATAAACCAAGCGAAATTATTGCAGATTGTTATTGTAATTTAGGCCTCTTATATAGACTAACAGGTAATGTTGTTGAATcattacataaatatattattgcTGTAGATATGAGAATGAGAATACATAAAACAAGACATGTTATTCAAATACAAGatattcttttttcctTTGCAATAATTATGCACcaattaaataattttaaaatggCCTTGcaattatataaagaagTTTATTCCTTTTATAAATCTTATTATGGTCCCAATGATATGAACACTATTATGACTTTAAAACTAATTGAAGAACTGCAAAAAGATGTAATGAACAAATCAGGTAAAAGTATAAAAGAACAAGATTCATCTTATCCTATCATGCCGAATTATGTCAAAGACAAAATTGACGACacatttattaataataaaaatgaaaaatatcATCACACAAATAAAacacataataataatgataataataatatgtgGTGCAATACATTTAATGAGAAAATCAAAAACATTTCAAACAATTTTAATGATGTAAATCCTAATTTAATAGAACAAATTATGAACGAAAAAGTTACAATAAACACGAAAAACCCATATCAAAAcataaatgataaaaaaacTTTTTTAACACTACAAGGTAAAGTCGCATATAATGATTTAACATATTCAAGTATTGATGCTTATAAACATATGCAATCAAATAAACAATTTCAAATCATTAAGAATTCTTTTCTTAATACATCATCTATTAATAGAATCAAATCATTATATGCCGATTCATGGAGAAATACATTAATTCCAtccacatatatattaccaTTTGTAGAAACAAAATTAGttgataaaaatttaatgaAATTATCAGAATGTAAAGATTTCCAAAACGccatattatttaaaaggaaaatattaCCAATTGTTAATATACCGTTAATGGAAAGAGGTTATGTACAATTACAAAATGATCAACCAATCATGATATGTAATGAAGATGCTAAAATTTTATTGAATGAATGGAATATAAAAGAACCTTTTGTAGATTCTCAAGGAAAAGTTATTAACAAATATGAAAGTCTAGATAAAGAATTTGATATGTTTATACCTATATTAGATCAAAATGATGATCTCATGCTTGGATTCTATAATACACCTTTACTTGTACCTAACCCCGCAATACATCATTGTATTCTTTTAAATGACCCAAGCTATTTTGACAGATATAATcgtattaataatatattccCAATTGATAGCTTAAAATTTAAAGATAATCTTACAGATCATAATAAAAGTGATATTTCAAACTCAGAAAGTTATAATAGTCTAAATCACTCGCTTTTAGAAAACACAGACAGTGATTCAGAACATtcaacaacaaaaaaaaatgcccctttgataaataattccagggaaaatatatcatcattacaaaattttaaaaaagatacCAAAACACCAAAATTTTCCAAAAAATTTAACCTCAAATTAAATGATCCAAAAAAAGGACTCaaattatcattttctCAATCTTCCTCAAAACAATCTAGcgaaataataaaaactaAAAGATCTGTTATCTCCAGTACGCCAAATACTTCATCGAAAACATCAGATATTAGCACACAAAATATTACCAAAACTATTAATCAAAATGACACTCCAAATATTATCCAAAACCAACCTTCAAATGGTACCCTCAAAAGTAGTAGTCCAGATGTTAGTCCCAATAGTAGTGGCACAAATATAACATCAAAAGATAATTCCCTAtctaaaaaaataacaattaTAAAAGGTAAGGAACTAAcgaaaaataaatcaacCAATATTGCCAAAGACCAAGATATAACACTAAAAATACAAAACAAAATGgataacaaaataaataacaaaataaataacaaaataaataacaaaataaataacaaaataaataacaaaatagATAACAAAACAGATAGCAAAATAGATAACAAAACAGATAGCAAAATAGATAACCAAACAGATAACAAAACGGATAACCAAACAAATAACCAAACAAATAACCAAACAAATAACTTAACAAATAACCaaacaaataaacaaacaaataaccaaacaaataaacaaacaaataaCTTAACAAATAACCtaacaaataaacaaacaaataaccaaacaaataaacaaacaaataaacaaacaaataaCCAAATTGAATTATCAAAAGTAACAGAAGAAACAAATCTTACGCTAAGTGATATTATGAATGGGAAGAAAGCTAATAAACCtatcaaaaataaaattccaaagaaaaaaatacacatttttaaacttaatgataataataccAGTAGTAGAGGTACTTCCAAATTTTCAAGAGAAAAATATGCATTAAAGAAATTCAGTAAATTAAATTCATCCTTTAAAACATCAAACGATAAATTGAAATTAACCACCAATGAAAATAAATCGAATGAAGCGGATACTTtagaaaaaacaaacaGAAATCTAAAATTCAAAGAAGAACCAATTGTCAAATCAGCCATGCATCCTAATATCAAAATGGATTTAAGAAACAATATGAAGAAATTAGAACAATATTCTTTTGTTAATTTCAAAAGAGAAatatatgatgatgatattCCATCTAATAACTACACAAATTCAACCATTTTTTCAcatgatgatgaaaaagaaaCGGTTTCTAGCTTTAaggaatataataaaggTACTCAAAGAAAACagaaaaaaagtatattatCTAATAGAAGTAGTACTGTTAGTTCACTAAGTCATGTACAAAATTATGacattattaaaaaaaaaataaaaataaataataaaaatataaataaaaatataaataaaaatataaatacacTTACAAATACAAATACAAGTGCTCATTTAAATGGTACAATTTCTGATCACATTACATATTCTAGTAGCTACCTATCGAAAGATGATCATAAAGATCATGATACAAGTGAACTAAAGTATTacaaagaaaaacaaaataatataataggTATTATCGAGGAATCTATCgacaataataattatgattatCATTATGATGACGAAgaagatgatgatgatgatattaACGATGATATTGtagatatttataaattatttgatTCCCATTCTGAATCTAGTTATTCAAGTGTGAATAATTACACTTAtagaaatgaaaaagaagataataatacttCACTTTCTTCACAATATACAATTGATCATGTGatgaataaaaaagaaagtaaaacatataaaaataaatataaaatattttcagAAATAGATAATGTAGAAGATGATACATTATATCAACCATCATATATGGAAACGAATGACACGTATATCCAATCACATTTAAAGGatacaataaataatattaaaaatgtaaataaagaagatatatcatttaaatttacatatgatgaaaatgagtttttaaataatgataacGTATTATCAGATAACATCTTTGCATCAAACATGATAAATCAACCAATgttacaaaataaaaaagaggaaaatataattgacacaaatataaatcatgACAATTTATCTGATCCTTCCGATTTTAATCAATCAATGtcattaaaaaaaggaaaatataaacaagTAAATggaaatttatataataatagtagcAAACATAAATTGTACGATCTTCATTAtgatcaaaataatattatgctattgaataataataaaataattacgaacgaaaaaaaaaatataataaataataataataataatattgtcGAAGAAATGAAATTAAGTGAGAACGAAGAATTTTTTCATGAAATGATGAATGTGTATGATTctgaaaaatatatggatATAGTATTATGTGATAATAACGATTTCACCATGGAAAAAGCTACAAATCAAACATCGATTATgtatgataataaaaatgagaAGGATTcacattttaaaaataatgataataatataacccataataataataataataataataataatactataTTTGAGAAATATGAACAACCAGAAATTCTTTcagaaaatatatttttaagcAGTAATTCTATAGAAGAATTAGATTCCAATTTATTgattaataaatataaaaaaaataattcaaataatatatatagcattaaagtaataaatgaaaaaacGGATCATCAAAGTAATGTAGAATACGAAGATGAAGCAAACAACAGTTGTATATCCAGTAATATTAATTGCAATACAAAggaaagaaatatataccatagcaatgatgataataataatattaatgtatTATGTGCAAATCATaacaagaaaaatattgaaaatataaataaagtgttacatataaatagtgaaaaatataatacattaaaTCATAGTATTAATACCTTTAATTTTAGTAACCCTAATGATAGTAATAATCATTTTAATGAAGCAAATTTTGATAATCCACAATACATTGATGGgataacaaataataaaaattattctcatattagtaataataaaaaagaaaagaaaaaaaaatataacttATCATCATCCTATAAAAACACACATATATCAAAActatttacatttttatcaaagaaaagaaaaaaaaaaaataataataatacaaaaagGAATGCAACGTCATTAAATAATGTTTATGatgaatttttaaataacGATTTATCAACAAAGGAAAGgaaaatatacaataataataataataataataataacaatattaatcatattaataatagtGATAATATTTGTCAATTAACTAAACCTTTAAATGATCTATTATTTGACACGAAAACATTTGATGGTTCAAACCATTTTGATCATACAATATTTGATAAacatgataatataaatataaagaaaaataaaaaaactCACTTGTTCATAACTCAATCTTCTCATGGTATGGAAAAAccaaaattattaaatatgaaagGAAAAACGTTCACactaaaaaaattaataggaataaaaaaaaacgtTGGTCCTAAAAAACAACCACCCATGCAAAACAAGCaattaacaaaaaattcaaatatGAACCAAACAGAAGAACCAAATGATAATTCTCCTAAACATGATACTCCAAATGAAAATTCAACTAAAGATAATACACCAAATGAAAATCAGAATCATGAAGAAATCATTACTAATAACcaagaagaaaataaacAAATCGAATTATCAAACGATAATCAAAATcaaaatcaaaataaaagtatatCATTGATTAATAATGTACAAAACAATTCTGAAGACTTaacgaaaaaaaacatatcTGAAAAGATGCAATTAAAAGGTATTCCAAAAAAATCTATGAATGTAGTAAAACATAATACTCTTGATAAAATGAACGAATATAgcaaaaataataatttactcaaaagaaataatagTGCTCTTAATAAAGATGTCTCTTATGCAAAAAACATAAATGATAAGCtatcttttaatttattaaaagatgTTAAATTCTGTAAAATTGGATACGAAAAAGATGATTCTATGGGAACATTACCTGTAGTACATTTActaaatgaaaataaaaaagttatTGCTATCGTACCATGGCAAATTGATTTAACATCCTTCGCTTTAGCAAAATCTTCTATAGATGAAGAACAAATTAGAAAAATAGGATTAATGTACAGAGAAATTGATTTACCCTTAGAAGATCGTCAAAAACAAATACAAGTAGAAAAGAACCTTTTATTAGGGGAAGGCTTAAAAGAACTAGGATTAGGACGTGGAGGTACACCAGGGGTTTCAGGCGGAATAGGTGGTGCCGTAGATTCCGGTTCcataaatttaatatcaGGAATAGATTTGAATGCACTCAAAGAGTCATATAAAattgaaaagaaaattgaagttaaagaagaaaaaaaagaatcTGTACCCAAAAAAGATACACCCAAAAGTAAAGGACCTCCAAAAGGTAAGGGAGGAAAGAAAGGGCCACCTGCTTTTATGAAAGGACCTCcaaaaaatgtaaaagGTGCATTGGCAGTTGGAAAAACCAAATTTTCAAAACTTACTAAAGCAAAAGATGAAGGTAAAACAAAAAGATTCTTTTGGGAAGCTTTATTTGAAAATGATATACAAGGAACTTTATTTgaagataaaaaagaattcaTATCAAAAATTGCTattgaaaaagaaaatgtcGAAAAATCATTTGCAAAAGCAGTCAGTAAAAAAgatgatgaaaaagaaaCCAAAATCAAAAAACCAAAAGTTATACAATTGTTACCAGATTCTAAAAgagaatataatatgtcAATTGCTCTAtcaaaatttaataattatacatttaaagAAATTAGAGATGCAATTATGGAATTAAATCCAAAAATACttaatatagataatacAGAAGTTTTACTACAATATGTACCAACACCTGAAGAATTTGAAATAgttaaagaatatatacattCTAATGGAGATCTAAACCTAGTAGATAAACCAGAACAATATGTAGCAGCTATTATTGGTGTTCcattattaaaacaaaGATTAGAATCACATTATTATGCATTGTcatttaaagaaaattatgaaaatacattaaatcctttagaaaatatattagaaGCATGTGAAGCAATTAAGGATTCAAACAAATTGTTTACTATCCTATTCACTATTCTTAATGTAGGTAATACATTAAATTATGGTGATGCACAAAGAGGTAATGCTTTTGGTTTTAAATTAAGTACTTTGtcaaaattaaatgatattAGATCTAGTACTAAACCTGTTAAAACCttattacaatatatttgtgAAGTCATTTTTGAAAAAAGTAAAGAAACATTATCTATTATTGATGAACTAAGATGTATTGAAAAAAGTATTAAAACAGATAAACAAACTATCGATGCATTCttacaaaaattaaaattaggttgtaataaaattaaaactGTTCTAGAACAAGCTAAAAAAACACCCACAGATCCATTGTGTGAAGCACTTACAGAATTTTATTATAGTGTTGAACCGAAAATTGTTGAACTAGAAAATTTCTATAATCAAACATTTGCGGTCTTTAAAGATATAGCTCTCTACCTAGGctataaagaaaaagatattaatACTATCCAAGTACAagatttttttaaagaattatGGACATTCATACAAGCTGTAGAATTTAATAGAAAAACAATTAATGAAGCATTACTTAAACAATTAAAAATACAGGAAAAAGAATTAGCAAATGAAAAACAAGGAACTGTACttaaaaagaaacaaaatTTTACTATTACCAAGAAACAAGATAATGAACAAAAAGctaaaatagaaaaaaaaacattcaaaatattttaa
- a CDS encoding hypothetical protein (conserved Plasmodium protein, unknown function) gives MPLFKYDLKAKEIIFKLNNINFFSTVHFCKIDVKCIPSSFTNNYNINISTYMNRKFIVGYKNVRGINRNIRLRKLKDKNLVIFWKKENGSNIKIKKKKSGKKLFASGFKKSVILNKIHIDLLNEELKNVENEINNKYLTSNEEKEIILRKSKYPSQKFYKANEEEIKIIRKSEGQYYLPIECENSTIIRIVNINDKVTSPIFRCVRNSKFGLRKKERTFFFYYSTFICSFFFTMGIWQYKKMKKKKFLINYISNNLNDEIINLNCTNFPWVNDYKTLKDEYTQLSRNLLKCENKLVSRYNILRNIYVNVLSNYENWIHYFNLIGMYKNYIETIDSVNRKNYKGMENICVDTDDYLSKNRNNLYDNIRRKEKEEYKNRIEYVTVDLNNIDNIYEWLLKIRNENIVMKLYRKFFKRNEIITNDELKKLVIEKYKYRKVEITGVLDTTNEVYVGPKIYEKDSKQKYFYVICPLFLKNGNCILVNRGLVSNDILEEKTNEIPKIVTIRAVLDPGELYECSFKKIKNFSNKSSKKESYFYYYNIEEICNHTNILKFEGTSYFIANVYDIIFHEDYLSDVQKYNNNNNNNNNNNNNVGEESNSPDKTNYIDLDNVNINNIDINQVDRETQERIKRLTKGKRNVIQKDKNCVNNLDDVYLSDIPYKSRPFRYDEHFIHKKKKDYVKFYADESTHFNYACQWFLFSFIFSTISIFKFVQFKRWVF, from the coding sequence atgcCCTTATTTAAGTATGATCTTAAGGCAAAGGAAATAATTTTCAAgttgaataatattaattttttttcaaccgtccatttttgtaaaattGATGTAAAATGTATCCCCTCATCTTTCacaaataattataatataaatataagcacatatatgaatagaaaatttatagtcggttataaaaatgtaagAGGTATAAATCGTAATATAAGATtaagaaaattaaaagataaGAACTTGGTAATCTTTTGGAAGAAAGAAAACGGTAgcaatataaaaataaaaaaaaaaaagagtggaaaaaaattatttgcAAGTGGTTTTAAGAAAAGtgttattttaaataaaattcatatcgatttattaaatgaagaattaaaaaatgtagagaatgaaataaataataagtATTTAACTTCTAATgaggaaaaagaaattattttaagAAAATCTAAATATCCAAGTCAGAAATTTTATAAAGCtaatgaagaagaaataaaaataattagAAAAAGTGAAGgacaatattatttacCCATTGAATGTGAAAATAGTACCATAATTCGTAttgttaatataaatgataaagTAACATCACCTATTTTTAGATGTGTACGTAATAGTAAATTCGGtttaagaaaaaaggaaagaactttttttttttattattctacatttatttgttcttttttttttactatGGGTATATGGCAATATAagaagatgaaaaaaaaaaaatttctaATTAATTACAtttcaaataatttaaatgatgaaataataaatttaaattgtACAAATTTTCCATGGGTGAATGATTATAAAACATTGAAAGATGAGTATACACAATTAAGTAGAAATTTGTTAAAATGTGAAAACAAATTAGTAAGTAggtataatatattaagaaatatatatgttaatgTATTATCGAATTATGAAAATTGGATACATTATTTTAACCTTATAGgtatgtataaaaattatattgaAACGATTGATTCAGTAAATCGAAAGAATTATAAGGGAatggaaaatatatgtgttgATACAGATGATTATTTGAgtaaaaatagaaataatttatatgacAATATAAGAAGAAAGGAGaaagaagaatataaaaataggATTGAATATGTTACGGTAGAtttgaataatattgataatatatatgaatggTTACTGAAAATaagaaatgaaaatattgtaatgaaattatatagaaaattttttaaaagaaatgagattataacaaatgatgaattaaaaaaactTGTTATTGAGAAATACAAATATCGTAAGGTCGAAATAACAGGTGTATTGGATACAACAAATGAAGTGTATGTAGGTccaaaaatatatgaaaaggATAGTAAGCAAAAgtatttttatgttatatgtccattatttttaaaaaacgGTAATTGCATATTAGTTAATAGAGGATTAGTAtcaaatgatatattagAAGAGAAAACTAATGAAATTCCTAAAATTGTGACAATAAGAGCAGTATTAGATCCAGGAGAATTATATGAAtgttcttttaaaaaaataaaaaatttctCTAATAAAAGTAGCAAAAAGGAGTcctatttttattattataatattgaaGAAATTTGTAATCATactaatatattaaaatttgaGGGAACAAGCTATTTTATTGCGAATGTGTATGACATCATATTTCATGAAGATTATCTTAGTGATGTGCAaaagtataataataataataataataataataataataataataatgtggGTGAGGAAAGTAATAGCCCAGACAAAACTAATTATATTGATTTAGataatgttaatataaataacattGATATAAACCAAGTTGATAGAGAAACACAAGAAAGGATAAAACGCTTAACAAAAGGGAAAAGGAATGTTATACAAAAAGATAAGAATTGTGTTAATAACTTAGATGATGTATATTTGTCAGATATTCCATATAAAAGCAGACCTTTTAGATATGATGAACATTTCATacataaaaagaaaaaggatTATGTTAAATTTTATGCGGACGAATCTACGCATTTTAATTATGCATGTCAGTggtttcttttttcattcattttttcaaccatatctatatttaaatttgtACAATTCAAAAGGTGGGTTTTTtaa